In a single window of the Triticum dicoccoides isolate Atlit2015 ecotype Zavitan unplaced genomic scaffold, WEW_v2.0 scaffold203519, whole genome shotgun sequence genome:
- the LOC119345079 gene encoding jacalin-related lectin 19-like, whose protein sequence is MDTSPDAWVNGYLADAAASPSPIHHRQLVELVVETSIHKKIEKAGSKVTVKVKEPKQEDHGSIPQARSLSATAICMPAGSSAVIPLQQVACLPAGPFAVVLPEITSGAPATITVSIGDHRSKGKATEDKREKAVKAKMGPCGGPGGDVWKMDVRGVDRIVKVILWHAGAVDAISVSYERDGQIEQTEHWGKPEGRQRSEICLDPDEYLTGMKGHVGEFGGSFLVGALNLVGNRRSFGPYGTRKGPPFELPAAAGQIIVFHGRSGGLLDALGIYVKMDD, encoded by the exons CTTCCCCATCACCAATTCACCATCGCCAGCTCGTGGAGCTGGTAGTGGAAACGTCCATCCACAAGAAGATAGAGAAGGCCGGTAGCAAGGTGACCGTCAAAGTGAAGGAGCCGAAGCAAGAGGATCACGGCAGCATCCCGCAGGCCAGATCGTTGTCGGCCACCGCGATCTGCATGCCGGCAGGATCGTCAGCAGTGATCCCGCTCCAGCAAGTCGCATGTTTACCGGCGGGCCCCTTCGCGGTTGTTCTGCCGGAGATCACCAGTGGCGCCCCCGCCACAATCACGGTCAGCATCGGCGACCATCGCAGCAAGGGGAAAGCCACTGAGGACAAGCGCGAGAAGGCCGTAAAAGCAAAG ATGGGTCCTTGTGGTGGCCCTGGTGGCGACGTGTGGAAGATGGACGTGCGCGGCGTCGACCGCATCGTCAAGGTGATCCTGTGGCATGCAGGCGCAGTCGACGCAATCTCGGTTTCGTACGAGCGGGATGGCCAGATTGAGCAGACCGAGCACTGGGGGAAACCTGAGGGTCGACAACGCTCAGAG ATCTGTTTGGATCCGGATGAATACCTCACCGGTATGAAAGGGCATGTGGGCGAGTTCGGTGGCTCTTTCCTTGTCGGAGCGCTTAATTTAGTTGGCAACCGGCGCTCCTTCGGACCATACGGGACAAGGAAAGGCCCGCCGTTCGAGTTGCCTGCGGCGGCCGGCCAAATCATCGTCTTCCACGGGCGTTCCGGAGGCCTCCTTGACGCGCTTGGCATCTACGTCAAGATGGATGACTAG